CTAACCTTTTATCTAGAGAGCTTCACAAACATGAAGCAATGAACATATTCGTATTTTCCTCTATTaccatttattcattaatagtTAAAAGACCCAAAACATATTCACGAATCAACATGTCTTAaactaaatatcattatcatgACAATCCCCAACAACTTAGATGTATAGCAACCATTCTTCTCTTCCCTAACGTTCCCCTTCTATACACCAATGCAAGATGGCAGTACTGTATAACTGCGTGTCGGCAGTGTTATTAAACTGATCTCCGCCGGCAATGCCCTCTGTCGGCAGTATTATGTATTTGCTGTACCTACAAGTTTCTTAGCTACCTCTGTCGGCAGAATTACATAACCAATTTCTGTCGGCTGTGCCCACTGCCGGCAGTATTACATAACTGCCGTGCAACCAGAGCAACCAGCTGGCTTATCCTGaatcattaaattcaaatatgaaaaatatttaacaattgtaAAAGAGGACTCAGAACAGGTGCTTTTAGCCTTAGCAACTCCTAAAATTGCAACAGTATAGAGCATAAATATTAGTTAGTATCATCTAGATATCCACCACATTACCTGTTTGAATCATAATCAAAGAGTAATTGTTAGCAATATGCTGGTGCAAATTCAGTCGTTTTAGTcgtataagaaataaaattagaaGTATGGTCTTAATCTAAAGGGAACATGCTTTACATACTTGCCATACATATTATTTGAATTCCGTTTAGTGTAAAGTAAATGTTAGAGTTGTTAACATTTGATTTGTCTTGGTTTTCAAGTAGCTTCATGCATATATTTCATCTAAATAAACCCATACGTTGTAGTTTAAAGAACCAATGCTACCATGAATGTAGGCAGTTATTTAATAAACACCCTGGCATAACACTGATTCTGTGCACTCTTCGCTCGAGTTAACAAGATCACTGCAATCGCTTCATCCCCTCCAGGAAGAGAACAATCATCTTGTTTCACTACCCGGTTTATTCAAAGCATATCAGGAATGCTTCaatatttgacctttttttCTGATGCCCGTTTCAATTAAGATTTAGTCGATTTGAGTCGGTTATTGAAAAGATCTTAGTATCGTTaatttgctacatatttgtgtgaattaaaCTGTAGTAAGTATTACTAAAATATCAGCAATCAaagttttgatattattaaacaatggaagtgtttccttatatatatatatttaagattgttgaAGTTATTTTTTGGAGCCTTAAGGAAGCAGGCCCCGTATGAGCATTCAACGGGCTGGTTccgtttttattttctttgtataTTGCAGGAAAggttatgtttattttagaaatgtgtgtatgttttagATCGTTGGTTTGACCGCTTCCCTTGGTGTAGGAGGAAAGACATTAGCAGTCTACGGactgaaatacatgaaacaaataGTTGCTAATATGGATGCCAAGTTTTTGTGTACAGTTCGAAGTGAAGCGTCAAAGACAGAGCTGAAGAGATATGTCAGCGCCCCCAAAGAAGGTAGAGTATAACAGACGACAGACTATAATCAGCCTCTCCCTAAACCTTCAAATATgctttcattaaacatcattgaaatcCTTGATATAAGTAGGCGTTTAAAATTCACATTGCATGGAATACAGTAAAAAAGCCCCTAGAGAAATTTTGGGAAAGTGTGTTAAAATCTATTCATAATTTGGTATCATAGGTCAAGAATTCGAATGTTTTACAAAGGTCGatttttcataatcatattgAAAACCTGtttgcataacaaacataaagatcaaaacatattaatgtttgtgttaaaaagCCCTTTTTACGATATATTTTTAGCGCTTATCGGAGTGAAAAGCCGAGCCAATGATGTTTTTAAGAAAGCTCTGGAAGATATTGCACAGAATATCAGCGAATACATCAACACAGATCAAAGTAAAGTAACGTACTGTATATAAATTCACCATgttcatttgttattaaaagTGAATAAACATGGTTTCATTGGCTAAACGATtatgaataatcaaaacaaaacaaggcGCATCTACATCATGTggatgaatatttattttttataacattaattttaggTAAACTGAATTTGAAAACGGTGACGGGTATAGACAACGTTTAAGTTTGGTCGACTTATGTGTGATGTTTTACTATGTATGaagtaattaaataataatcatttaattgtgCATCATATTTTCCTTTTCAAGCTGTCATGGGAGCCTCTATTGAAGACAAAGAGCGATTACAAGACTGCAATATCCCACTGACCTTTGGAACAGACGCATACCAGCAGTGGAGTTCTGAATTTGCACAAACAATTGCAAAGATTGATTCCGATGACATAAGACGAGTTCTTGAGCCATGTTCGAAATATCTTGAGGTAATTCTTTAATTTAGGTTACAACAAACTGATTTTGTTTAGCATCATTTGGCTGGCAGTGTTTATGTTAGTTCTATTAATGTCAATCGTGAAGTATAAATCTGTGACATCTGACCAACGTCGATAGCTGACGAGCTCACGATAACTCCCACTTTGTGCGACTTCATATTCAAGAACTCCTCTTTTCGGTCatacaaatatttgcatttctCCTGTATCATTACACGTTTAGACAACGTTTAGCAACCTTTAATATGTGCAGATTAATCGACTCGCTAAAGTGTTaaatactataattattattaattatcaacaaaacaagtaaattattataaatgagtatttttttaaaacactttgaaaacATAAGGGACACGCCAAGCTGCCAAAATACAACGAATACTCTGTTTATAGACAACTTACAGACTCTAAACAAGGAACTCATAAcgtcattaaacaaaacaacaacaaaaaggcTACAAAGTCTACGCATGATTCAAATTTACTATATTGATAAGTATTGGTGTAACCATATTGGAACGATCCTCAAAACAGGATTTCATTGGAGATTGAGTTTTTACCTCTAACGATATGAATTGCGCGATCCCCGACAGTTACTTTTGAACTGGACGTTGTTCTCTTTTTAGGTATATAACAAAGCTCTGCTAGTTTACAACGATGCACGACTAACCGAAGCAATGGCGATTCTTTCAGAGTTTATAGACGACGTTAGAGAGGTAGAGACTGACCATTCAGCGGACAGTTTCCTTCTTGGAACCTACAATGGCGAGTATACCTTTGCTAAATATCGCGACAGGAACCATACACTATGGAATAAGGgataaagctttttataaaatAGGACATACACATGATCACGTATTGTTATAAGACATGCATGAGAAGTTTCGTTGTTGATGTTAATATTCTCTTTTAAATTAATCGTACATCACAAATACTCAACATAGTTTGCAACGCAAAATTGTTGGAAAACATAGTTGCTGTTCTCGTATAGTTTGTACAATATGCGGCTATTGCGATCAACTTCTCACAATACAATGGCAATTCAAGAAACAAGTTCACTAGtcaaaccctgtttagaggaaAACGATAAAGGTCCGATACACCCTGAGAGAGtcaaacaatattacaaaacgATACAGACAGACTTCAAATTCATCCAAGTCTGTATAAAAAAGTTGgggataccgccttggaactgtcaATGAAATATAACATCACTGGATTTTTTACTAGTTTATGGGAACCCAACCTCTTACTTGCCTTAACActtgtgaaattatgacctcgagttTGTGTATGATTTGTGAAGTAGGGACCGGCAATGGTGCACGAGcgcttgttttttgtttgtttcgaGTTATCGTCagcatattttatatgaaaatagtagTAATATAGGTCGGGACATACCCACGAATATTCAATCAAATATTTCCAGATTTGCTACAAAGGACGTCTGGTTTTGAAGATAGAAACCCTAAGCTGATGAAGAAATCCTGGAAGAAAACCTTCTACCGTTTACAGAGTCTCGGGGAATAATATTTGTGAAAACAAGAGAGTTAGCTGCTGCGCTTTTTGACTGGATAAATAACACAAAACCAATCAGTACCTTGAATGCTGCGCAGTTTGTTGGTCAAGGAACTGAGTCTTCAGATGGTGGTCATTGAACTGTGAAGTATTAAAGCCAATTGTGTACCAAAAGTAAATTTCTTGTATCGAAACAACACGTCAGTACTTTCTTAATTTTCCAATTCTTTGACTCATTGTATTCATATTGAGCCGTTAGTTTAAGAAGCAATACTTCACCCCAAATTTACATTTCTATTGAGAAAACACATGCCACCAATTGATGTTTTcactatttaataattaattgttcTGTGCTGTGAACTATTCAACAAGATATTTCATCTCATTGAAATTAACGTTAAGTAAAGAAGGCGGGTGAGGATGGTCTTGTAGTAAAGATATGCATTATACTCCCTATTTATAGCGTTACATATTCATTGAGTCTTTGATCTAGTATACTGTACGTAAACATTGTAATTTGTATCATATGTGTTCATTGTCTATGTTTGAATATGTGTTAAGTATGTAGTATGTCCCTCTAGGGTTGAATTAAAGagaataataataacttaaaccGTTACAGATATCTGCTGCTATATTTcggaaataatattttgtcattgttttcaagGTATGACAAAGGTTAAACAAAAGAATGTTTTGGGGTTCTTCAAAAAGGGTGTACATCGGGTTGTAATTGCGACCTCTGTTGCAGAAGAGGGATTAGACATCACTCAATGCAACCTTGTCATAAGATACTTGCATGTAACAAACGAAATTGTTCGTTTGCAATCTAGAGgtaatttgtgtattttttaatcGTTGACAAAAACAACGTAAAAGCTAGCTATAGaagaaaattgtgtttattctgttaaacaaaaacaaaaaagataaaaggaaataagatgaaatataaaatattgtaaaacacaaacagtaagtagtttgagaaaaatatttacCAATACTTCGATATTATCTTTGTTATCGCAacaattgcttttttattttaggcaGAGCAAGGGCCGAAAATAGTAAATACTTTGTTATTGCCGAGAAAGGAAGTCCTACCCTagataaagaacaaaaaaacaaacgcTGTGAAGAAATAATGAATGAAATTGTCCCAGAATTGCAAGAGTATTTGGAGAAGCCTGAAAACAATTGGGAAAAAGAAATGCTTGAAATGCAAAAAGTCATAAAGGACAAGGAAGACCAAATGCAACGCGAAAGAACAGATAATATGAGCGATGATGCTTGTGAATTTCAGTGTATGAAATGCAGTTCATTAATTTGTTTATCTGAAGATATACGCACAATCGAAGGTAGACATCACATTGTCATCAATATTGAGGTAAATGGGCGATTAAAACTGAAGAGGGGAAAACCTAAATTTTTTGGACCGGACGAACCTCAGGTTGGcggaaaaatattttgtatgaaaagcGACTGCCAAAACGAACTAGGAACACTTTGCACGTACAAAGATATTGTGTTTCCTTTGATCAGATTGAAATTGGTTCGAGTGGTGAACAAAAATGGAGACGGAAATAAGTACAAGCAATGGAAACAACTCACTTGTCGCATCCAGGAGCTGTCGGATGACAAGTTCTGCTCACTTGTCGAGGAAAGAAAAATGAACTTATTGTTGTAAGGATATGAATTTATACTAGAAGTCGTGCCATTAATGTCAGTATGACTATAAGCGAGAACCTTCAACGACCGTGCAAATgtggtaaaatgtttgatttggCGGGATTCAAGCGTCGTTCAACACGAGTGTTTCAGTTCaaattacatatttggtagtCTTTTGGTAACCgctattgtttgaaattattgcTACCGTTTTCATACTTGAATggattattttatattttgtacgctgctaaaaaatattggctgtgcattatacaaatgtataaaacatactgattcagaacattgttaaacattgatttatttcattcacttatatccaaataaaaataaaaataaaagttaattggGTACTATTGCTATCTTACTGAATTGAAAAAGTGCATATATACGTATTATGGGATACACGTATCGACGATCGTATCATTCGATCACATTTTTAAACTGATCTTTCCTCgaacaactattttttttaaaacactttgttTCGTTTGTCACATATAACACAGGTagattgtatttgaaaataacactttcaatttaataagTTATATTAGGGCAATCTTCATCTTGAAgtctttgttttactttgtttttattaaaacaacaactcatATATGCAATACCAGACGAGCAGTTTATTGAGTGATGACGTGCAGCCGACAAAGAATACACATGACTTTTCAAGATATGTAAACACAAATACTCTTTACCAAAGAAGGAAGCACTGGGTACAGAAGTTCTTAACTGTGCAACGGAGCGGCCAGGAaaaaccagagacggttaacATTGGATACCTGTGCTCATTTGTCATATTTCGATATGTATGTTGAGCCTCATTCATGTGTCTGGATTCAATTTATGATTCACAGTATTGATCTTACTAAATGTGCTTGTTCGCTCGTTTATGGCCCCCAATGTTTCGTGAATTATCGTCCATCTTCCTCTCTTATGAATACAGTCGAGCCTCGTTAGGATGACCCTAATGTTTCGTGAATTATCGTCCATCTTCCTCTCTTATGAATACAGTCGAGCCTCGTTAGGATGACCCTAATGTTTCGTAAATTATCCTCCATCTTCCTCTCTTATGAATACAGTCGAGCCTCGTTAGGATGACCCTAATGTTTCGTGAATCATCGTCCATCTTCCTCTCTTATGAATACAGTCGAGCCACGTTAAGATAGCCCCAATGTTTCGTGAATTCTCGTCCATCTTCCTCTCTTATGAATACAGTCGAGCCTCGTTAGGATGACCCTAATGTTTCGTGAATTATCGTCCATCTTCCTCTCTTATGAATACAGTCGAGCCCCGTTAGGATGGCCCTAATGTTTCGTGAATTATCGTCCACCTTCCTGTCTAATGAAACAGTCGAGCCCCGTTAGAATGACCCCAATGTTTCGTGAATTATCGTCCATCTTCCTCTCTTATGAATACAGTCGAACCTTGTTAGGATGACCCTAATGTTTCGTGAATAATCGTCCATCTTCCTCTCTTATGAATACAGTCGAGCCACGTTAGGATGACCCTAATGTTTCGTGAATTATCGTCCATCTTCCTCTCTTATGAATACAGTCGAGCCCCGTTAGGATGACCCTAATGTTTCGTCAATTATCGTCCATCTTCCTCTCTTATGAATACAGTCCAGCCTCGTTATGATAGCCCTAATGTTTCGTAAATTATCGTCCATCTTCCTCTCTTATCAATACAGTCGAGCCCCGTTAGGATAACCCCAATGTTTCGTAAATTATCGCCCATCTTCCTCTCTTATGAATACAGTCCAGCCCCGTTAGGATGACCCCAATGATTCGTAAATTATCGTCCATCTTCCTCTCATATTAATACAGTCGAGCCCCGTTAGGATGACCCTAATGTTTCGTAAATAATCGTCCATCTTCCTCTCTTATGAATACAGTCGAGCCCCGTTAGGATGGCCCCAATGTTTCGTAAATTATCGTCCATCTTCCTCACTTATGTTACAGTCGAGCCTCGTTAGGATGAACCTAATGTTTCGTAAATTATCGTCCATCTTTCTCTCTTATGAATACAGTCGAGCCCCGTTAGGATGACCCTAATGTTTCGTGAATTATCGTCCATCTTCCTCTCATATTAATACAGTCGAGCCCCGTTAGGATGGCCCTAATGTTTCGTAAAGTATCGTCCATCTTCCTCTCTCATGAATACAGTCGAGCCCCGTTAGGATGACCCTAATGTTTCGCGAATTATCGTCCATTTTCCTCTCTCATGAATACAGTCGAGCCCCGTTAGGATGACCCTAATGTTTCGTTAATTATCGTCCATCTTCCTCTCTTATGAATACAGTCGAGCCTCGTTAGGATGACCCCAATGATTCGTAAATTATCGTCCATCTTCCTCTCATATTGATACAGTCGAGCCTCGTTAGGATAGCCCTAATGTTTCGTGAATTATCGTCCATCTTCCTCTCTTTTGAATACAGTCGAGCCCCGTTAGGATAGCCCTAATGTTTCGTAAATTATCGTCCATCTTCCTCTCTTATGAATACAGTCGAGCCTCGTTAGGATGACCCTAATGTTTCGTGAATTATCGTCCATCTTTCTCTCTTTTGAATACAGTCGAGCCCCGTTAGGGTAGCCCTAATGTTTCGTAAATTATCGTCCATCTCCCTCACTTATGAATACAGTCGAGCCTCGTTAGGATGACCCTAATGTTTCGTAAATTATCGTCCATCTTCCTCTCTCATGAATACACTCGAGCCCCGTTAGGATAGCCCTAATGTTTCGTAAATTATCGTCCATCCTCCTCTCTTGTGAATACAGTCGAGCCCCGTTAGGATAGCCCTAATGTTTCGTAAATTATCGTCCATCTTCCTCTCTTAtgaatacagtcgaacctcgttagGATGACCCTAATGTTTCGTAAATTATCGTCCATCTTCCTCTCTCATGAATACACTCGAGCCCCGTTAGGATAGCCCTAATGTTTCGTAAATTATCGTCCATCTTCCTCTCTTATGAATACAGTCGAGCCTCGTTAGGATGGCCCTAATGTTTCGTGAATTATCGTCCATCTTCCTCTCTTATGAATACAGTCGAGCCCCGTTAGGATAGCCCTAATGTTTCGTAAATTATCGTCCGTCTTCCTCTCTTATGAATACAGTCGAGCCTCGTTTGGATAGCCGTAATGTTTCGTAAATTATCGTCCATCTTCCTCTCTTGTGAATACAGTCGAGCCCCGTTAGGATAGCCCTAATGTTTCGTAAATTATCGTCCATCTTCCTCTCTTAtgaatacagtcgaacctcgttagGATGACCCTAATGTTTCGTAAATTACCGTCCATCTTCATCTCATATTAATACAGTCGAGCCCCGTTATGATAGCCCTAATGTTTCGTGAATTATCTTCCATCTTCCTCTCTGATGAATACAGTCGAGCCACGTTAAGATGACCCCAATGTTTCGTGAATATCGTCCATCTTCCTCACTTATGAATACAGTCGAGCCTCGTTAGGATGACCCCAATGTTTCGTTAATTATCGTCCATCTTCCTCTCTTATGAATACAGTCGAGCCCCGTTGGCCCGAACTCCAaaggaccggcaaaaatacttCGAGTCTCGGGAAATTCGAGCATGTCGGAAACGCTTACCTTTAGACGAAGGAAATCGGCCTTTTACATtcaattcgagccaacgaggacaTTGAGCcgagcgagttcgagccaacgggtctCGACTGTAAACATGATTTTCTTCGTGCATTTCGTGTGGTGGATTAATACGGGTTTCCATGTGTTTTTACTTAATAAAGTTACGATTTCAAAGCGACTTTATGCATTCTGTGGCATTTCGCAAAAATGCATCAAGATGTTTGG
This genomic stretch from Mya arenaria isolate MELC-2E11 chromosome 10, ASM2691426v1 harbors:
- the LOC128205840 gene encoding interferon-induced helicase C domain-containing protein 1-like encodes the protein MTKVKQKNVLGFFKKGVHRVVIATSVAEEGLDITQCNLVIRYLHVTNEIVRLQSRGRARAENSKYFVIAEKGSPTLDKEQKNKRCEEIMNEIVPELQEYLEKPENNWEKEMLEMQKVIKDKEDQMQRERTDNMSDDACEFQCMKCSSLICLSEDIRTIEGRHHIVINIEVNGRLKLKRGKPKFFGPDEPQVGGKIFCMKSDCQNELGTLCTYKDIVFPLIRLKLVRVVNKNGDGNKYKQWKQLTCRIQELSDDKFCSLVEERKMNLLL